The sequence TGCTGTGGACTCCCTTGGGGCAGGCGGCGAGGCAGACGGACGACCCGGCGGTCATTCGCAGCCTTGTGCGGGCCGGGGAGGATCCCAGCGGGAGAAACCGCTACGGTGCGACGGCGTTGATGTACGCGGGCCTCTCCAACCCCTCGGTGGCGGTCATTCAGGCCCTGATCGCAGCCGGGGCGGACCCGAACGATGCCGACGACGATGAGTTGACCCCGCTGATGTATGCGGCCCAGGAAAACACCCCCGAGGTCGTTCGGGCCCTGCTGGAGGCGGGGGCGCTTCCGAATGCCCAAACCCAATACGGCTGGACCGCTTTGATGGCTGCTGCCGCCACCAACTCGCCTGCGGTCATTCGGGCACTGGTGGTGGGCGGGGCGGACCCCAACGGCACAGACGGATACGGGTTGACGCCGCTCATGCTGGCGGCGGCCCTGAATCCCGACCCCGCGGTGATCGAGGCCCTTGTGGAGTCCGGGGCAAAGGT is a genomic window of Ruficoccus amylovorans containing:
- a CDS encoding ankyrin repeat domain-containing protein; amino-acid sequence: MSSGPRAAVLWTPLGQAARQTDDPAVIRSLVRAGEDPSGRNRYGATALMYAGLSNPSVAVIQALIAAGADPNDADDDELTPLMYAAQENTPEVVRALLEAGALPNAQTQYGWTALMAAAATNSPAVIRALVVGGADPNGTDGYGLTPLMLAAALNPDPAVIEALVESGAKVEAVDARADTALDYARQQDNAGAVTVLVELGGK